GGGGTTAAAGCGGGCGCAGGCGGTGTGAAAAATCGGCTGCTGCGGCTCCTGAATTCCGATTATCGCTCATGTTCCAAAAATATATACAACCGATTTTCTTCTACCTGCTGCGCACCTGCCGCAACGGCGTCAATACCGTGCGCGCGCTGTCGTGGTCCGAGGTGCGCGACCTGGTGCTGTTCGCCCACCGCCGCCTGCGCGAGGAAAGCCTGCCGCAAGTGGCCGGCAGCCTCACGTTCACCACCGTGTTTGCGCTGGTGCCGCTGCTCACCATCGCGTTGGCGATTTTTACCACCTTCCCGATGTTCAATACCTTCCGCGCGTCGCTGGAAGCGTATTTCGTCCAGAGCGTGATGCCCAAGACGATCTCGGCCACCATCCTCAACTACCTGACCATGTTTGCGTCCAAGGCCACGCGGCTGTCGGCGGTGGGTGCGGTGGCGCTGATATTCACGTCGATCGCCATGATGAACCTGATCGAGCGCGTGTTCAACCGCATCTGGCGCGTGCGTGGGGAGCGCAGCTGGACCCGCCGCATCCTGGTCTATTGGGCCATTATCACGTTGGGGCCGCTGCTGATCGGCGTCTCGCTGACGCTGTCGTCCACCGTGTTCATGGCCACGTCCGACCTGTTCGAGCAGTTTCCGGTGGTGGGCGCCATCGTGTACACGTTCGCGTCGCTGGCTGTGACCACCGCCAGTTTTACGTTGCTGTACGTGGCGGTGCCCAATCGCGATGTCGATTGGTACGACGCCGCCTGGGGCGGCCTGGTGGCCGGCGTGGCATTCGAACTGGCCAAGCGCGGCTTCGCCATTTTCATCACGCAGTTCCCCACGTATTCCAAGATCTATGGCGCGCTGGCGGCCTTGCCGCTATTCTTGGTGTGGATTTATGTGTCGTGGGTGATCACCCTGATCGGCGCCTTGCTGGTGGCCGCGCTGCCGGTGGTCAAATACGAGCGCTGGTGGCACGAGGCCAAGCCTGGCGGCGAATTCGTCGATGCCATGGCGATCCTGAAAGTGCTGTTCCTGGCATGCAAATGCGGCGACACGGCATTGGTCAGCGCCGG
This is a stretch of genomic DNA from Duganella zoogloeoides. It encodes these proteins:
- a CDS encoding YihY family inner membrane protein, translated to MFQKYIQPIFFYLLRTCRNGVNTVRALSWSEVRDLVLFAHRRLREESLPQVAGSLTFTTVFALVPLLTIALAIFTTFPMFNTFRASLEAYFVQSVMPKTISATILNYLTMFASKATRLSAVGAVALIFTSIAMMNLIERVFNRIWRVRGERSWTRRILVYWAIITLGPLLIGVSLTLSSTVFMATSDLFEQFPVVGAIVYTFASLAVTTASFTLLYVAVPNRDVDWYDAAWGGLVAGVAFELAKRGFAIFITQFPTYSKIYGALAALPLFLVWIYVSWVITLIGALLVAALPVVKYERWWHEAKPGGEFVDAMAILKVLFLACKCGDTALVSAGTIRTRTRLGFDEMDALLEKMLAEGWVGRVNVPAPRRVQWGKRVSDGSDHWVLLANVEKLTLAEVYRLFVFGGMAVNAGVVDDDTDERDKLSAREAAQLAREVENAVETGLGKSLADHFGPIDCR